TAAAATTTTGGGTAATTTTGATATTAATGCAGAATATAGTTAAAAGTGGGTCACACTTTATAATTAAGAGTTCAAGACATtgttacatgtattttattatatttgctttattatttttaaaagactggtaAAATGAAAATCATATCACATACTAATATCATTAACTATAACTAAAAAGTGATATACAATTTTTCACATGTTTGATAGCTTTCAATTATAGtgtttgtataaaataaaagtaaggttAATTCAAAGTTTAGACATACTATATTATCCAAGAATTTAACCGCAAAAGATCATAAAACACATCAAAGTATCTACTTTTCATGTAGAGTATTATAAAACCTAGGAATGGAATATTATAGAAAAATCTAGACATATTTAGGCAGTTAAAAATCacccaaatttttatttaatctaaAGAGAAAACTAGTTATATCTcctataaaatatgtatttctttcagTAAAATTAGTATGAACTAAATTTTAAATTGGTACCCACATAGATGTATACTATACGCAacataaaagattttaaatttagAGTTTTTCATGGACATTGAAGTGTGCTTTTATACTCACTGAAGATActataaatatattgtatttttatgttgaATCATGATTAGGGGTTATAACCACTTTTTTTCTATGAGAAAATGGTTTTTATTGTGTAAGTAAGCAgtaatgtatttcttttcttacttctatTCCTCCATGgactatttcttttaaattattattggaATAAGAAAATGCTTACatgtatttaaatttcatttgtcctatcagtaaaaaaaaaaaaatggtaaaaacaaaGTGATTATTCCACGCATAAGCATGCGCATAAAATTGTAACCAATCCATTACAGATGGAATTTACTTTAAAGCAATAAAATACTGCACATTCAGCACACTGTGCCATAAGAacaattttcatattttactaGCATCCAAATTCACTCtttatcattcattttaaaatgtcttctattCCCCACAAACTTACTGTATATCAGAAAGCATACTAAAGAAGTGAACAGTCAAGTTCAAGTTGTTTGTATAGTGACTTGTCAGTTGCAAAATTCTGAAAATATGTTCATTTacatttctgtcttctgtcttcatgGTTTTACTTTATTCAAGCTGACATCACCATGCTATTTAAAAGGAAATAGTGCAGTTCTATGGCAATACGGTTCACTGCTTTCTGAGTGGAATAAAGAGCTGCATTGAGCAAAGAGACAGGCACGCGTATTTAGTTAGACTTTATGTTAGTTTTGGTACAGTACCTATCTCATACCCTCTTCAAACTGAAACAAATGGctgtagtaaaaaataaaaataaaaaaaaatttgctgGCTTGGCGGTATGTGTCTGTAATCCTGcgttcagaaggctgaggtgaaAAAGATTACAGAAAGCTTGAGCTAACTTCACCTACtgtgtgagacactgtctcaaaaacaacaaagcaacaacaaatgaaaaaaaaattagaaaacatttgcAAGCAGAAGAAGTTATATGAATGTTCCAAAAGAATATTATACATCCTGTTTGTTCACCTTATGAGTAACTTGTCATGCTAATTTCAGATTATATCACTTAAGATACAATCATGTGGTATctactattatattttataatacattagATGATAAACGAAGTGACATATGCATCTGTTATTCTTGGTCTGACTGCCTTTAGAGACTATTGTGCAAGAGAGGtttataattaattttcagtgtttttatttgggatattatttgaaaaaaacacaAGTCAGTGATTTATGTTTAAAGATGGATGTAATTTGGGTTCCTGGTGTATTTATGTCTTGCTTTGCCATTTAAGCAATAAATTTCATTCAAAAGCTGCACTAGTAGCTTATCCATCTAGTGTATTCTGATGGTCATCTTAATGCCCTTCAACTCTCTGTACTACACTTTGGGTTCAGTGTATTTTACACAGCGTAATCTACAGGAATAGAGAAAATACGTACATGTTCCAAATGCAACAAAGGTTGAGACTCTTTAGTAATAGGAAAGTTGTACTAGAACTGTGtgaaggttaaaaaacaaaatcaccacAGTTCAAAATGTTGTGGTAATGAGCACAGAGGAGTTTTAATAGAAAACATGGCATGGTTGCCTTGTGGGTAGCTGGTGCGGTTTCTAGGATACATGAAATTGAGAATGTGGAAGAACTGATGCATAAGTTCTGTAACTTACAATTTCATTTGCCCAAGATGGGGCCTGGGGGATGCCTGCCTATAAAGCAGGTAGTGACAGAATTAAGGAATATTTGGATAATGTCTTGGAAGCCACCAAATACTACTCTTAATGAAGAAAAGGATGTAGCACTACAGACTAGGACTGAGGTGAAAATGATGAATGTCACAGTCGCAAGATTGAGGTAGACCAGAAAGAAGCATATTTGGGGGAGTTAGTATTTTAAGATTGGAGTATAcccagtttatttttaataactagaGAAGGCAAGTGGGTTTCTGATGTGAGCAATAAGGGACTAAAATGATTAGGTCCACAGGACGAAGCATGTAGGTAATTTGGGTGTAGTTTTCAAACTGGTAAGTGTAACAGTAGAGAATTAAAAGAAATAGATGTATATAGGACAAACAAGAAATAACTATAATTTAATGACTAGTCACTCAGAGCATAGAACATGGAAAAGGATGAAAATGCAGCTGGAGAGTGTGGGCTAAAGCCCTGGTAATAGAATATAGAAATAATGGTGGCATGATGAATTTTGTACATGGCTTGTTTCACACATCATGTTTTCAAGTTCTACCCAAGATGTAAAACATGTCAGCATGGCACTGACTTAGGTGGGTATATGGCACCCAGGGCTGAGTGCATTCTGCCCAAGTGCTCTATGATTGGGCTGTGTCCCTCAGTTACTTCAAGAATATTTTGGTATAACATATCCATTTGAGTTTTGCCTATAAAGTTCTTCCCGGAAAATAACAATATATTCATGATGCATATGTTTTAATTTGAGTTTGTACTATAGATCCATCAAAGGGatattaaaaactatttcttCAGCAAGTATGTTAATGTGATTGAAATGTCATTATAGCATACTCTATGGCCAGACAGATCTTTGATTCAAAGTCATTTTTGAAAATGTGACTCAGATGATAATTACTCAAAAGAAGTTTGTGCGACAGAGATTTCATCAcacctcagtcagaatggctaatatcaaccAAGCACCTGACAACAAATGCCAGCAAGGTTGTGAAGGGGAACCAGAAGGCAAACTGGAGCAGCCAGtctggaaatcaatgtggagagACCTCCAAAGGCTAAAATTAAATCTTCCATGAAGCCGAACTATACCAGTTCTTGGCATATGTGCAAAGGATTCAACATCCACAAAAAAACTTGTTCAGCAATGATCACAGCCACGCTATTcaaaataggaagaagaaaaaaaaaaaaaaaaaacagaaacaaccttGGGATAGGTactcttgattgtcaacttgtcTACATCTGGAATttacaaaaaaacccacatggcTGGGAACACCTATGAGAAATTTTTGCTTAGGTCAACcatttgaagtggaaagatcTACTTCTAATCTGGATTGTTGAGTTTACTCCAGGTCATCTGAGGTGAGAAGATGCACCTCTAATTTGGCCCACCCTTCTGCTGGAAACCTACATAaaggacatggaggcaggaatgTGCTTGCTCTCACTTTCTCATTAACTTTATTCCTTAAATGGCATAGGTCTAGCTGAGATATCCAGCTTCCTAGACTGAAGAACAATTGCAGTTTTGTATCTTCTGTTGGTAGACATACATTGCTTGACAGGCTGGGCCACAGACTGCAAGCCGTTCTAGTAaatcatccctccctcccttcctctctccctgacccccacccccaactctctctcttctctattttcttaCTGGGATACAATACTTATAGAGGTACATTTTGCAACATGAAAGTATGAAAGAGATAGTAAAAACTGGAAGGGAGTTCATATAAACATAAAAGGACTCTAAAAAGCCACGATACTGAATGTAAAAAGCATTGAGcctcttctttgaagtagaaaaTAGGAGATTTTCCAGAAATAGTACACTGGACCATAACGAACATTTCTACTTGACACTATAAACATTCACTTGTTGActgcaaaagaaagaagaaatcacacaGGCAATTTTACTTCAGAAAGTAAATTTAACTCGAAGCCGAATCCTCAAAGGCTAACAGGAGTGCCTTCAAATTGCTGCAAAAGGGGGCTGGTTTGTAAGTAGGACTTGACCTATAAGAATTTACACAGCatctatgcagatataagtgagtatatactatttgagtctttctgctactgggttaactcacttatatctgcatactagcccaaggggcatgtcccatgaaagccttcacttaccaggaaactgggacagaggggaggacatcctattgggactctagatgagagaagcatgggagaatagcaaagtagaaggatccagagggtcctagaaacctacaagtagaacattatgataggcagattagggcccaggggtcctgctcaaactaaggcaccaagccaaggacaatacaggctgtaaacttcaaacccctactcagatctagccaatggacagaacattctccacagttgagtggagagtggggtataactttcacacaaactctggtgcctcatatttgaccatgtcccctggagggggagacctggtggcactcagaggatggacagcaggttaccaagaagagacttgatatcctatgagcatatacagggggaggaagtccccttcaatcacagtcataggggaggggaataaggggaaaatgggagggagggaagaatgggaggatacaagggatgggataaccattgacatgtaacaagaagaaattaataaaaaatttaaaaaaaaagaaaaagaatttacaCAGCATCAAATTAAAAAGCTTATGAAGTAATCTATTTTGAACTCCCTCTCAAGACTTGTTCTAAAattaaaacgtgtgtgtgtgtgtgtgtgtgtgtgtgtgtgtgtgtgtgtgtgtgtgtgtgtgtaaacagagaGCTAGGGGACTGGGGAACTTATAGTTGAGAaagagtcatttttttaaaaaaatatattttattaatttattcatattacatctaaattgttttcccatcccttgtatcctttcattcttccctcccattttccccttactccccttccctgtgtctgtgactgaaggggacctcctccccctgtatatgttcatagggtatcaagtctctgcttggtagcctgctatccttcctctgagtgccaccaggcctccccattcaggggacgtggtcaaacatgggtTACCAGAGTTcgggtgagagaagcatgggagaatggggaaatagaaggatctagagggtcctagaaacctacaagaataacattatgatgggcagatctgggcccaggggtcctgttcatactatggcaccagacaaggacaatacgtgcagtaaactttgaacccctacccagatctagccaataggacaggacattcttcacagttgagtggagagtggggtctgactttcacaggaactctggaagagtcacttttgagggggaaaaagcaCATTAAGAATGGCAAGGTCACAGTAGATAGAACACTTCATCTTACATATGTGAAGTTGACCATCCACAAACTAGATCCCTGCTAAAATGAGTGAATGGGGCAAGCCCACCCAAATATTgcacacatttgaagccaactgaTTTGATTCTTTGGTTTGTAAATTTCTTTCACTGTAACAAGACTCACATTAGACTTGAGAAACCAGGGGTCAGGAGTAGTGAAAGACAAACTGCTCGCCGCTCAGCTTTTCATGCTTGGTGCCatcaatattttgaaatttctatGACTCATCTTTAACATTAAGTTGGCTGCCAGCTTTACTTTCCTCTGATACATTATCCTTCCTGTTAAAACAAGTTTTCTTGTTTACATGGATAATCTCTCTGGGTTCCTCTGACAGTTTATTCATGGACTGTAAGTGTGAgccatgccaccatgctctggGCCAGCCATCACCTGTTCAAATCCATTTCCACTCTCATTGTTAGAGCTTtcacccctccctttttttttttttttttcccctttaacctGTTTTGGTggtccttcttcctcttttcttccccacttCCTTGCTTCCCAcatacacttttctttttgtttgtttaaagtctGCTATTATAATATATAGGTTTATTACTGGGAGAAAGGACAGCAAAAACAATTACTGTTGTGTCAGCTGCTTCTTTTTATATTGTTCCTTTTGCCATTTCAGTTGAGCTGtttttcccattatttttaatttacacttTTCATATTTAGTagtattatttattatctttgtATTCAATACTCTggcagaggttgatgttgggtcTTTCCTTGAGTGCTATCCATTTTATTGTTGGAGATTATATGTATAGGTCGCAACTCACTTTTTATGTAGGGACTGGAGATCTGACTTAGTTACACATGCTTGCCAGAAACAACTGTAGCAACCGACTTATCTCCTTAGTCTTTTCACTTATAGCAATTTTATTCTGTATCCAATATTAAAAAGGGGCCCTATCTCAATTGTATTAGGAGAAATAATTAACTATAGGGAAAATCTTTAAGTAAATGATTACATATTTGGGCTACAAACaaaatttctaataaaatatgtatttgccAATTTTGTTCCTACTTCGTGAGACTATTGCGGGACAAAGAGTCAGGTGTGGCAAAGCACAACTTTAGATGCACACTTAACTTTCAGTAGAAGAGGAGACTGGAGCTACAGAATGGTGTgatccatttcatttatttcactttagGCGGtcattcttcctcattttttcatctcttcttcctgAAGACGGAAGGCGCATGTCTATGTATCTACTTCATCTTACCAGGCCTGCCTGTCTCCATCATGGATGGAGGTATTTCAACAGCGCCTACTGCAATTTCCTAACACACTTGCTGTTGTTTAAATTTGCTCCACATGACTGAGAATAATCCTCCTGGGGTAAGCATACAAAGTTAGTGTGCATAGTGATTTATGCTGATACCTTCGCTCCCCcaacctctcctctctcctctttgtaGTCACTTGTCCTCAGCTGCTCCCCTTCAACTGTGTAACTCATGGGCCTATAAGCTCCCCAGCCCATGCTTCTGCTAAAGCCTTTATTTCATCAATGAAATGCTTTTTAGGTTACCTCATTTAATGTttcccagttccatccatttccctgccaATTTTTCTCACTAAAAATTTGTGTAACACATAAAATTTCTGTCCAAAAAGAAATAGCTCAAATTCTATTCCATAGCATTTACCTGTTGATGGGCATCTAATGACTTCATTTCCTCCCTACTGTGAAAGAGGAGCAATAATGGTGCAGGCATTTCCACGAAGTCTCTCTCTGAAACTCAGGCAGGCATTacactcattatgtagctcaggatggatCTAATATCAAAGCACTCTTCCAGCCGCTCCTTCCCAGAACTACAGGTGTAATACACTATGCCTGAAGTCACTTTTGGTTTTCAAAGAGATACTTCCACTTCTAAATATCAGCATAGTAAATGTATCTCTTCTTTATCAATGTACAAAGGGTCTTTATCCCTATTTTTTATATTGATCATTTTAAAAGTCAGCAATAAATTGAAGGAAACGTCGTATATTTATTGAAACTCCCATGATTTTCCTCTAATCCTCTGTTAATTTGTGTGCTAGTTTGAGATTACTTACTTTTGGTAGTTTTCAGTGGCGACTTGCAAACATTtccactttaaatatatttaggaTATATGGTTTGGTGATAGTTTGCTTTACCTATAAGATTCTGTTGAATATTTTTACAGTAAAAGTGAGAGGGAaattttttatacatgtatattcatggAGTTCCTGAACTCCTGcctccattttattttgagacagggtctcatataatcTAGAGTGACTGACAGCAAAGCTTCTTCCTGGAGAGCTGGGCTGCAGACAAACTACCATACCTAACTTAAGTCACTTCTGACACgttgtatttaaaacatttattttcattctcaaaTCCACCACCATAAAGTTAAGAatcatgctttttcttcttttttaactacAGGGTTTTAGAAACTTAATCCTTTCATTATCAAATTATTTCAACAGTAAGTCTTGGCTTAAGAGTCACAGTATTTgtattttgggtttgtttctgtCACATAATGACTTCAGGGTTTCAAAATGTCAGCAAGACACatgccattttcatttctaaaatcaatttaacaatttttttagcattttttttttgttgttgttgttcgtttgtttttggctggagagacagctgtgggtgctgggaaccaaactctcatatttttggttgtgagcctagccttaatggctgagccatctctccagccctagcacaGATACTTTCAATGAGGCTCAACTAGAActagaaatctttttaaaattgggaCAACAAACTAAACTCCAAGGCCTTTCAGTTTTATGTGCAATATTTCTTCGAATAAGGGCATCACATTACCATTTTCCTTTGAAGTACTACGAAAACAGTTGTGAAATACGAATGACATACCTTTTCCAACAGTCAACTTCTAAAAAGTCTTATGGTAACCAGAGAGCTAAAACTTTAACATAACCTTTCAGCATTTATGTGAAAAAAACATTCACCTTGTTTTTAAGTACATTGATACAAGCTCGTCATTTGCTAAGACAtctttatacaaaataaatattgacAATTCATGTTCAGAGGTCAGTTAACGCCTGCACAGCAAGTTTTTCCTGAATCCTTAGTACTTTCTTTTTGGATCAGATAATTTGTAAAATGACTAAATCTAACACATATAGTTATAAACTATTTGAGGTCTTTCCTAACCATAAAGGTATAGTTAAATAACTATAGGTTCTACTTGGGCCTTTATCTCATTTTACATATTAGACTCTTTTATATTAGGCTTAGGACtaactatattaaaaaagaattgtttgCATCAGGTAATTTAAATACTAATTTATATTAGTCTGATATAGATTTCATTCAAGTAATAGAAATTTAAGAACAATTTTGCCTGAATTTTTATGATTTCTTAGTAATCTTGTCTGATGACCTTTAGTAGAggccccttcccctgccccctttttcccttaaaaatatttctcaacaaATAGGACTGTAGGTCTTCTGTGGCCAAAGGCCATGGCAATTCATTCTAACTCATGATCATGGAAGAGAACCTCAACACCATATTATATCTCTGAAGGCTATTTGAAGTATCCTACTAAGAGTTTACTATTCTTGTCCCATTTCCATGACTACTTTTTACTCATTTCTAACTTGGAACTATTTGGTGGATTAGAAAGCAAGGTAAAAcatcaaaagcaaataaaagccCTAAAGAGTGGGGCAAAATATAGGACAACATTAttgtaggaaggaaggaaggattttcTGCTGTCTCCTTATTTGTCAGAGTAGTTTGATGATGGTGTATATACTGAAACAAGTTCTATTCCAGTTAAGCTATCACAATGCACTGTTATTAGGCCTAGACTGTATTTATTTTACCTCTTACCTCATATAGaaaagggaagatttttttttcccctttcactgGATACTGTAGATAcctaaatttgaaaaattatactgagaaacaaaagccagacagtgtttctgtatGGGTTCTGATATACCTCCTATTCAGTACCAACATTCAAGAGTGGTAAACATTTATTTTGCTATGCCAATGCCTGGGAAATTTGCCATTAAAAAATTagtcagaacttttttttttttaaattttattattactgtttagCAATGGGAAAATGCAATTTATTTACACCAGCAGCCATATGGGCGGGGGAACACAGAGTTAATTAGCTATTTGTATAGGATGGattacttattaaaaaataagaatctcCAAAACAAAGGACAGTGGTGAACTTCACACTACCCTCCCCCAATGATCCCAGCATGCGATTATGCCAGGCAATGGCCCCTACACATGCTGTGGTGGGAACTAATTTATGGAAGAAAAAACCACAAAccacagaaaatttaaagaatccctttccccatacacacacacacacacacacacacacacacacacacacacacacacacactcagatcagaaaatttaaagaacccctacacacacacacacacacacacacacacacacacacacacacacagatacataatagGATTACAAGGTGGTCAATACAATTAAAGAGGAAGGATAGAATTCTGTTGTTACAGGAAAGGTTGGGGACGGAGTTCCTAACCACTGTCAACTATATGGTGGAGAGTGTTAGCTCCCCAGAAAGTAGCTTGTTCCCTCAGGGCAATAATAGCTGGACTGAGCCCATCTTCTATCTACAGAGTGGGGAGCTATGGCCCTAATGgaaatgacagaaaacaaaagcaacaaaaaagggAAGTAATGTGAGCAAGCCATTACCCCAAACTACCACGAAAATCTCTATGTTCCAACCAGAAAAGgccaggaaaaaaatgttaagtcACATTTGAGCTCCCATGTGAAGGCAAGAGTGAATGGGCCATggccttcctccctttcctcatgTTTTCCAAGGACTTTAACAGGCAGGAGTCTCAGAATGCTTTTTCCAGAATTCACTCTAGGTTTTTAAAGAACTCATGTAGCAAggaatcttttaaaagtatttttagctCATGCCAAGGTTTGGTTCTTTTTAAGGTCTCCAAATTCTTGGCCCGAGGATCCATCAAACTGTAACTAGGCCCCAACCCTGAGCTGTGAGACTCTGAGAAGGCAGTAACAGATATCAAGGCCCAATCACTGTGGTCTCCTTAACTCTTGACTAACCCAAGTTAGTGCATAAAAGCTCAACTAACTCCTGGGAAAAGGGAGGTACGTACATAATAGAGTTAGAAAAATAGAGCAGAACCAACTCTATCCTTGCCTATACCAGCATTCACAGTTCTGGAGTAAGTCCTAAGAGGCAGTGTCCAAGAGCAATGGGAGAAAGAACTCATGGAACACGACAAAGCAGGGGGGACATATGTTAGCAAGGCAGTCTTATATAAGAGAAAGACATGACACTgccttataaattaaaaaattaagttatttccCCATTCCAATCCAAACAGAGGGAGCCATGACAAGATTCTCTTCCAAGTCTTTCATAAAAACaggtaaaacaaaagcaacaacaaacttagaaacagagaacaacaacaaaacaaacggAAAAATGCGTAGGCTTCAGAGGCAGGACCACTGGATGATGAACTGAAACTGGTCAAAAACGAAAACTAGAGTGTCAAAGCAGCACCTGGGACCATGAGCTGCACCAGACAGGCAGTGGAGCAGTGGAAAGGAGCATGGCCAAGCCAGACGGATGAGGCTGGACCCTGTACTGGGGCACAGAATGAggtaagaaaacatttcaaataaagcAGCACCTTTCTAATCTGCTCACCTCAGGactcccaccctcctaccctccaTAAACTCAGTTAGGGACTAAAACACAGGACTGTTTTGATATGCCACTCACTTCCCATCCACTTCTAACCAAGCCTCCCTTTGGAGGTCTTTTTCCTAActcccaacaacaaaaagacagcccCTGCTGTCAAGAAGGTCGGAGGACCAGGTGACATAATGTACTGCCACTTGTTGAGGGCAGAGAAGGTGGGGACAGTCTTATTCATCATAGCAGAGGTCTGACTGGCCTATTTAAGGAAGAAGGGATTCTCCAACTGTGCCAGGCCTGTGCAGGGCTCTTAGTACTGAACTCATTCACATGACTGAGGGCAGATGGAAAGAGTTCCCTCCTCCTTGGCCATGATGCCTTCTGTAGTTCAGTGGTAACCCTGGATGATAGTGACCTGTAATAACGATCAAGTCAGACCCACGGGCTAGTTACATCACCAGCAactcaaaaacaggaaaagactGTCCCACCAAACGTATGTCCACAGTATATAATTCAAGACATGGACCTTCCAGATGGAGATGGTATGCAGTCATGGAGGTACACTTCATCCTCAGAGCATCGAAACAAAATCTTCACCGTTCATAAACCACCTCGTCCTCTGCCACTAGGTGGAATGGAAAGACAGGGCTTTTGATGAGCCAAAGGCAAAGCCTTGTCCCCACATCCGTTGAAATCACTGAAAATGTTGGACCTTTGGAAAAAACAGGTGACTCTGAACTTCTCGTAGACAAGGTCACAAGGCTTCCTACCAAATTCAAACGAGAACTGATTACTTTCAGTATCTGAGTCTCATACCTGACATCTATTTGTAGCAAAGAGGCCCAATTGGGAGGCTTAGAAATCAGAGCAGTCCACTGAAGCTGTGGTCTGACCATCAACAGCATCCAAACTGTGCAGGAAAGCCCTCTGACATCAGGCAGATGCAAAGTCTGAGAAAACAAAGGAATTTTCTATGCTGGATACACAGCAGCTCACACGTGTACTGAGGGCAGTACAGGGATCTTGTACATCCAGATGTATTTATAGAGCTCAAAATACAGCACGATGCCTGTGGACTTTCTCTGTCCAGGATTTTTTCAAAGCCAGATGGATCCGAATTCCTAAATTCtcctctttgggttttttgtttgtttgtttgttttgcttttaaatgctAGGATAtttaggggggggggggcgagggacttttgtttgcttttttttctttttccttttttttcccccttcaactCAGCTTACTCCTCCAGGCCACGGGACCAGTCTGTATTATTGTCCTGGTCGCCCTCCCTCATGTCGTGCGTACTACTGGAATTCTGGAGGTGAGCGCTGCAGCTCGGGCTGGGGCCCGGGGTCAGAGTCTCCAGGAAGGGGGCAACGCGGGTGGCGGCAGGCTCCTTTGTCTTCCACTGGCGGGACGCCAAAATCCTTCACGCTGCCAGTGTCTGCGAACTCCAGGTAGAAGTAGCCACACTTGACTGCCCGGTGCACCTCAAAGCAGAAGCCCAGGCAGGAATCCTCTATCAGGTCTACATAGATCTCCTGGGCGATGGCCTCCAGCTTGCTAGTATCCAGGTTGGCTAACGAAATCTCCTCCATCTTAGTCGGTAAAGCGACCGTGCGGAGGGCGCTGGCTGTACTCACGGCAGAGGCTCGTC
This genomic interval from Acomys russatus chromosome 31, mAcoRus1.1, whole genome shotgun sequence contains the following:
- the Atxn7l3b gene encoding ataxin-7-like protein 3B, coding for MEEISLANLDTSKLEAIAQEIYVDLIEDSCLGFCFEVHRAVKCGYFYLEFADTGSVKDFGVPPVEDKGACRHPRCPLPGDSDPGPQPELQRSPPEFQ